In one window of Deltaproteobacteria bacterium DNA:
- the recC gene encoding exodeoxyribonuclease V subunit gamma codes for MTTFRLFTSNRLEILVEALAEVLRTPLASPLDQEIIVVQSQGMERWVSTELALRHGICANSRFAFPNAFVYEIFRKVLPDLPERSRFDPNVMTWKIMKLLPSCITRPGFESLMIYLGDAGGHLKRFQLSEHIADTFDQYLLFRPEMILRWEKNKEEHWQSELWRELVKGDEKGHRARLGKAFLEAVAKSRTETKDLPERVSVFGISALPRFHMQVLAGISRLTQVNLFLMNPCTEYWGDILSDWEMKRTIDRDRTEDSAVEDLHLEKGNNLLASMGTLGRDFFDLVSEFNCEEVPSFQEPGEDTLLLCLQSDIMNLRDRGQGSDRKKVIQQDDTSIQIHSCHSPMREIEALYDRLLEMFEKDPGLLPKDILVMTPDIETYAPYVQSVFDLPADDSKRIPFSIADRSVRKESQIIHTYLAILDLFGSRFGASQVLAILESQTVQRRFGLSEADLDLICRWVEDTRIRWGIDGESRSKFGLPALPENTWKAGLERLLLGYAMFGQGEKMFGGLLPYDNIEGSEALVLGRFLEFSEALFSHVASLDRPRTLDQWSKVLTGLLERFFLADEDSESEMQIIRHTLRDLGDMSASERSGFDEEIDIDVIRWHLGNRLEKEGFGFGFIAGGITFCAMLPMRSIPFKIICLLGMNGDAYPRQSKPLSFDLIAQDPKPGDRSRRHDDRYLFLEAILSAREKLYISYVGQSIQDNSLIPPSVLVSELMDYIDQGFEAPREKILDQIVTRHRLQAFSPEYFKKNEKLFSYSEVNFRAARCILEAREAPVPFISKGLSDPQEEWKTVDLEQLCRFFGNPAKFLLNRRLGIHLEERTSILEERESFDIKGLERYLLEQNLVEQEFSGRNLKDFLPMTKASGRLPHGTVGECVYDNLSKGVKAFVGKTEPYMRGAKLEPLEVDLRISGFKVIGRIDTICREKLMQYRYARLKPGDRLKVWIHHLALNSLKDTDYPRTSMLTGLRTKGRESEWAAWEYLPVEESEEILAELLEHYWQGLVKPVHFFPRSSWTYAQMLLERGKSDEDALDSARRTWTGNDYNPGECNDFYYQLCFGNADPIDSEFQHMAQEVFGPLIKHQREK; via the coding sequence AGGTTTTAAGGACACCTCTGGCATCACCCCTGGACCAAGAAATCATTGTTGTTCAGAGTCAAGGCATGGAGCGCTGGGTCTCCACGGAACTTGCCCTGCGGCATGGTATCTGCGCAAACAGCAGGTTTGCCTTTCCCAATGCCTTTGTCTACGAAATATTCCGCAAAGTTCTGCCTGATCTTCCCGAACGATCCCGTTTTGATCCCAATGTAATGACCTGGAAGATCATGAAACTGCTCCCATCCTGCATCACGAGGCCGGGCTTTGAGAGCCTCATGATCTATCTGGGAGATGCCGGCGGGCATCTCAAGCGTTTCCAGCTTTCTGAGCATATTGCCGATACCTTTGATCAGTACCTGCTTTTTCGTCCGGAAATGATTCTCCGGTGGGAAAAAAACAAGGAAGAACACTGGCAGTCCGAGCTCTGGAGAGAATTGGTCAAAGGAGATGAAAAGGGCCATCGTGCCCGACTCGGAAAGGCTTTTTTGGAAGCGGTCGCAAAATCCCGCACTGAGACAAAGGATCTTCCCGAAAGAGTCTCTGTTTTCGGGATTTCCGCTCTTCCCCGGTTTCACATGCAGGTCCTTGCCGGGATATCACGTCTAACCCAGGTGAACCTTTTTCTTATGAATCCCTGCACGGAGTATTGGGGTGATATCCTCTCTGATTGGGAGATGAAAAGGACGATAGATAGAGACCGCACTGAAGACTCTGCCGTAGAAGATCTCCATCTAGAAAAAGGAAACAACCTCCTGGCATCCATGGGGACGCTGGGCAGGGATTTTTTTGATTTAGTAAGCGAGTTCAACTGCGAGGAAGTTCCGTCCTTTCAGGAGCCTGGCGAGGATACCCTTCTTTTGTGCCTTCAATCCGACATTATGAATCTCCGGGACAGGGGTCAAGGATCAGACAGGAAAAAAGTCATTCAGCAAGATGACACTTCCATCCAGATCCATTCGTGCCACAGTCCCATGCGTGAAATAGAGGCGCTGTACGACAGGCTTCTCGAGATGTTTGAAAAGGATCCCGGCCTGTTGCCCAAGGATATTTTGGTAATGACGCCGGATATTGAAACGTATGCCCCCTATGTCCAGTCCGTGTTTGACTTACCGGCTGATGACTCCAAGAGGATTCCTTTTAGCATCGCAGATCGAAGTGTCAGAAAAGAGAGCCAGATTATTCATACATATCTTGCAATTCTGGACCTCTTCGGCAGCCGTTTTGGCGCCTCGCAGGTTCTTGCCATTCTGGAATCGCAGACAGTGCAGCGAAGATTCGGTTTGTCGGAGGCAGATCTTGATCTTATTTGCAGATGGGTGGAGGACACTCGGATAAGATGGGGAATCGACGGTGAAAGCCGCAGCAAATTTGGCCTGCCGGCCTTGCCGGAAAACACGTGGAAGGCCGGCCTGGAAAGGCTCCTGCTGGGCTATGCCATGTTCGGGCAGGGCGAAAAGATGTTCGGTGGTCTCCTCCCATACGACAACATAGAAGGCAGTGAAGCCTTGGTGTTGGGGAGATTTCTCGAATTCTCCGAAGCGCTTTTTTCCCATGTTGCTTCTCTTGATCGACCACGCACCCTGGATCAGTGGTCCAAGGTCCTGACAGGGCTCCTTGAACGATTCTTTTTGGCGGATGAAGATTCAGAGAGTGAAATGCAAATCATACGTCACACCCTCCGGGATCTGGGTGACATGTCAGCCTCTGAGCGGTCAGGTTTTGATGAAGAGATTGATATCGACGTCATCAGGTGGCATTTGGGTAATCGCCTTGAAAAAGAAGGCTTCGGGTTCGGTTTCATTGCCGGTGGCATTACCTTTTGCGCTATGTTGCCCATGCGAAGCATTCCCTTCAAGATCATCTGTCTTTTAGGAATGAACGGAGATGCCTATCCGAGGCAGTCCAAACCACTGAGTTTTGATCTTATAGCACAAGACCCAAAACCGGGTGACCGCTCTCGCCGGCATGACGACAGATATCTTTTTCTGGAAGCAATACTGTCGGCAAGGGAAAAACTATATATCAGCTATGTAGGGCAAAGCATCCAGGATAACAGTCTTATTCCTCCATCCGTTCTGGTTAGCGAACTCATGGACTACATCGACCAGGGCTTTGAGGCGCCAAGGGAAAAAATCCTGGACCAGATTGTCACCAGGCATCGCCTGCAGGCATTCAGTCCGGAGTATTTCAAGAAGAATGAAAAACTGTTCAGCTATTCCGAGGTTAACTTCCGGGCGGCCCGGTGCATCCTGGAAGCTCGGGAGGCTCCTGTGCCGTTTATTTCCAAAGGCCTGTCTGATCCGCAAGAGGAATGGAAAACCGTTGATCTGGAGCAGTTGTGCAGGTTCTTTGGCAATCCGGCGAAATTCTTACTCAACAGGCGCCTCGGGATTCATCTTGAGGAAAGGACCTCGATCCTGGAGGAGAGGGAGTCTTTTGACATTAAGGGCCTGGAAAGATATCTGCTTGAGCAGAACCTGGTGGAACAGGAGTTCTCAGGACGCAACCTCAAGGACTTTTTGCCAATGACAAAGGCCTCAGGGCGGCTCCCGCACGGAACCGTGGGAGAATGCGTATACGACAACCTGAGCAAGGGGGTTAAAGCTTTCGTGGGAAAAACAGAGCCTTACATGCGGGGAGCAAAACTTGAGCCTCTGGAAGTAGATCTTCGCATATCAGGTTTCAAGGTGATCGGGAGAATCGATACCATCTGCCGGGAAAAGTTGATGCAATACCGCTATGCAAGACTAAAGCCCGGAGATCGTCTCAAGGTGTGGATTCATCATCTGGCGCTTAATAGCCTCAAGGATACTGACTATCCTCGGACCAGCATGCTGACGGGCTTGCGCACTAAGGGTCGGGAATCCGAGTGGGCGGCCTGGGAATATTTGCCGGTGGAAGAGAGCGAAGAGATCCTGGCCGAACTCCTGGAACATTACTGGCAAGGGCTAGTTAAGCCTGTGCACTTTTTCCCGAGGTCTTCCTGGACATACGCTCAGATGTTGTTGGAGAGGGGCAAATCCGATGAGGATGCCTTGGATAGCGCCCGCAGGACTTGGACGGGAAACGACTACAACCCGGGTGAGTGCAACGATTTCTATTATCAATTATGTTTTGGAAACGCCGATCCCATTGATTCGGAATTTCAGCATATGGCACAAGAAGTGTTCGGACCGCTGATCAAGCACCAGAGGGAGAAGTAA